The genomic region CGGTCGTTCATGCCGCAGAGGCGCTTAGCTTCGGTTTCCAGCCATTGCTGATTGGCGTCTACCACTTCCTTCAAAACTGCAGTCACCCACGCGGGTAAATCAGGATTCAGGCGGTAATACACCCACTGGCCTTGGCGACGATCCAAAAGCAAACCGGCAGAGCGCAGCAGGGCCAAATGACGAGAAATCTTCGGCTGGTTCAGATCGAGTGCCGCCGTCAGCTCGCAGACACACAACTCACCTTCACTCACGACAAGCAGCGAAATTTTTGCTCGTGTGTCATCTGCCAGGCACTTGAAAAGAGTGGTTGGGGTCATCGGTTCTGTCATAGATCCTCCTGGTGTTTGGTCTTGACCAAAACGAAGAGCTTGATGCGCTCGTGGATGTCGTGGAGCGTGTGGCGAAATGCGCCAGGATCAACGCTAGTAACTGGGTCAGGAAAATCCCAAGCAATGACTTCACCTGCGCTGGGCATTGGTAGGCACTCGCTTGCGGATTTATCACAAAGAGTGATTACGTAATCGAATCGATCAGCTTGAAACTCGCTGATGGACTTGCTGCGCAGGCCCGTTGCATCGACTCCAACCGCCTCCAATGCTTGAGTCGTGCGAGGATCAACCTCAGA from Pseudomonas tensinigenes harbors:
- a CDS encoding arsenate reductase ArsC → MSPAIKVLFVCVANSARSLLGEALLRHTDQRFEAFSAGSEPSEVDPRTTQALEAVGVDATGLRSKSISEFQADRFDYVITLCDKSASECLPMPSAGEVIAWDFPDPVTSVDPGAFRHTLHDIHERIKLFVLVKTKHQEDL
- a CDS encoding metalloregulator ArsR/SmtB family transcription factor codes for the protein MTEPMTPTTLFKCLADDTRAKISLLVVSEGELCVCELTAALDLNQPKISRHLALLRSAGLLLDRRQGQWVYYRLNPDLPAWVTAVLKEVVDANQQWLETEAKRLCGMNDRPINQAVCS